One window of the Ictidomys tridecemlineatus isolate mIctTri1 chromosome 11, mIctTri1.hap1, whole genome shotgun sequence genome contains the following:
- the Bcl10 gene encoding B-cell lymphoma/leukemia 10 yields MEPTALSLTEEDLTEVKKDALENLRVYLCEKIIAERHFDHLRAKKILSREDTEEISCRTSSRKRAGKLLDYLQENPKGLDTLVESIRREKTQNFLIQKITDEVLKLRNIKLEHLKGLKCSSYEPFPDGAMNNLSRSNSNESNSSEKLRASTVMYHPEGESSTAPFFSTDSSLNLPVLEVGRTENTIFSSTTFPRPGDPGAPPLPPELQLDGGTCGSSSEMFLPLRSRAVLPQ; encoded by the exons GCTTTAGAAAATTTGCGGGTTTACTTATGTGAGAAAATCATAGCTGAGAGACATTTTGATCATCTACGTGCAAAAAAAATACTCAGTAGAGAAGACACTGAAGAAATTTCTTGCCGGACATCAAgtagaaaaagggctggaaaaTTGTTAGACTACTTACAAGAAAACCCCAAAGGACTGGACACTCTTGTTGAATCTATTCGGAGAGAAAAAACACAGAACTTCTTGATACAGAAGATTACAGATGAAGTGTTAAAACTTAGAAATATAAAACTAGAACATCTGAAAG GACTGAAATGTAGCAGCTATGAACCTTTTCCAGATGGAGCCATGAACAATCTTTCTAGATCAAATTCAAATGAAAGTAATTCCTCTGAAAAACTGAGAGCATCCACTGTCATGTACCATCCAGAAGGAGAATCCAGCACAGCTCCCTTCTTTTCTACTGATTCTTCTCTGAATTTGCCTGTCCTGGAAGTAGGCAGAACTGAAAATACCATCTTCTCTTCAACTACATTTCCTAGACCTGGGGACCCTGGGGCTCCTCCTTTGCCACCAGAGTTGCAGTTAGATGGAGGAACTTGTGGAAGCTCTAGTGAGATGTTTCTTCCCTTAAGATCACGTGCTGTTTTACCACAATGA
- the C11H1orf52 gene encoding UPF0690 protein C1orf52 homolog isoform X1: MAAEEKDPLSYFAAYGSSSSDSSGEEDNSEPEETSPKGPDLAKSAGGCGNKAKNRLPGPDELFRSVTRPAFLYNPLNKQIDWERHVVKAPEEPPKEFKIWKSNYVPPPETYTTEKKPPPPELDMAIKWSNIYEDNGDDAPQNAKKARLLPEGEETLESVCFLHENKFINRILVLYMLDHSYYFMMKKMSILQKSAK, translated from the exons ATGGCAGCTGAGGAGAAGGATCCTTTGAGCTATTTTGCGGCATACGGGAGCAGCAGCTCAGACTCCTCGGGCGAGGAGGATAACAGCGAGCCGGAGGAAACGAGTCCGAAGGGCCCGGATCTGGCGAAGTCGGCGGgcggctgtgggaacaaggcaaAGAATCGACTGCCCGGACCTGATGAGCTGTTCCGGAGCGTGACTCGCCCAGCCTTTCTCTATAATCCGCTCAACAAGCAGATAGACTGGGAGAGGCACGTCGTCAAAGCGCCTGAGGAG CCTCCAAAGGAATTCAAAATATGGAAGTCAAACTATGTGCCACCTCCAGAGACCTACACTACTGAGAAGAAACCTCCGCCTCCAGAGCTGGATATGGCAATAAAATGGTCGAACATATATGAGGACAATGGTGATGATGCCCCACAGAATGCTAAGAAAGCTAGGCTTCTACCAGAAGGGGAGGAGACATTAGAATCAG TCTGTTTCcttcatgaaaataaattcatcaacAGGATCCTGGTCCTCTATATGTTGGATCATAGTTATTACTTT
- the C11H1orf52 gene encoding UPF0690 protein C1orf52 homolog isoform X3, translating into MAAEEKDPLSYFAAYGSSSSDSSGEEDNSEPEETSPKGPDLAKSAGGCGNKAKNRLPGPDELFRSVTRPAFLYNPLNKQIDWERHVVKAPEEPPKEFKIWKSNYVPPPETYTTEKKPPPPELDMAIKWSNIYEDNGDDAPQNAKKARLLPEGEETLESEPCETTWENVEMRT; encoded by the exons ATGGCAGCTGAGGAGAAGGATCCTTTGAGCTATTTTGCGGCATACGGGAGCAGCAGCTCAGACTCCTCGGGCGAGGAGGATAACAGCGAGCCGGAGGAAACGAGTCCGAAGGGCCCGGATCTGGCGAAGTCGGCGGgcggctgtgggaacaaggcaaAGAATCGACTGCCCGGACCTGATGAGCTGTTCCGGAGCGTGACTCGCCCAGCCTTTCTCTATAATCCGCTCAACAAGCAGATAGACTGGGAGAGGCACGTCGTCAAAGCGCCTGAGGAG CCTCCAAAGGAATTCAAAATATGGAAGTCAAACTATGTGCCACCTCCAGAGACCTACACTACTGAGAAGAAACCTCCGCCTCCAGAGCTGGATATGGCAATAAAATGGTCGAACATATATGAGGACAATGGTGATGATGCCCCACAGAATGCTAAGAAAGCTAGGCTTCTACCAGAAGGGGAGGAGACATTAGAATCAG AGCCTTGTGAAACCACATGGGAAAATGTGGAAATGAGAACTTAA